The DNA segment ACTGTTCCTCGTAGAAGGACGCGAGCGCGTTGCCGTACCGCTGTCGTTCGGAAGGCGGCTGCGAGCGCAGTCGCGGCAGTTTCGCGAGGCGCGCGTCGGTCGCGGCGACATAGTCCGAGGTGTCGAAGGACGGCCGCGAGCCGGACGACTTGCGGACGAGATCCCAGACGTCGATCGTCTCGCTCGCGCCGTAGGCGGCGGCGAGTTCCCGGACCAGCGACACGTCGAAGCCCTGCCACAGGGTCTTCTGCCAGGCCTCCTCGACGCCGGTGAAGACGACGAGGCGAGCGGGGTGGATCCGCCGGATCGCGTTCGCCACCGCGAGGTTGCGCAGGGTGACCCGCAGGTCCTGGTGGAACGCCTCCACCAGGACGACCGCGTCGTCGGCGGCCGGTGGCAGGTTCTTCTGCCAGAAGACCTCAGCCGCTGTGAGGAAGTGTTTCCACTCCTGCTTGTTCGCCGTCAGCCACACGTCAGACCAGATCCCAGGTGAGCGGTGTTCCCTTGGCGGCGTCCGACTGGAAGACGCGCCCCAGCACGGTGCCGATGGCGTCCGGCTCGAGTCCACCGGTCGGGCGGATGGAGCGGACGTTCTCCTCGGTGACCCGTTCGCCGGCCACGACGTCCTTGACGACGTAGAGCGAGCGACGGAACCGGAGGCCCTCCTTCTCGGCCTCGGTCGGGCCGATGCTGGTGGTGCCGAGCGACTGCCAGGCCCGTTCCGATTCCACCACGAGAGCGGCGAGCTCGGCGGGTTCGAGGGAGAACGCCGAGTCCACGCCGCCGTCGGTCCGGCTCAGCGTGACGTGCTTCTCGATCAGGACGGCGCCGAGGGCGACCGCGGCGATGGGTACGCCGATGCCGAGTGTGTGATCGCTCAGCCCGATCGGGAGCCGCAGCGCCTCGGCGAGCACCGGGATGCGCCGCAGGTTCGTGTGCTCCGGCGGAGTCGGGTACGACGCGGTGCAGCTGAGCACGGTGATGTCGGTGGCGCCGGCGCTCTGGGCCGCGTCGACCGCCGCGGTGATCTCCTTGAGGTTCGCCATGCCGGTGGAGATGATGATCGGCTTACCGGTCGAGGCGGCGAGACGGATCAGCGGCAGGTCGGTGATCTCCGAGGACGCGATCTTGTACATCGGCGCGTCCAGCTTCTCCAGCAGGTCGACCGCGGTCGGGTCGAACGGGCTGGAGAAGGCGGCGATACCCCGTTCCCGGGCACGGTCGAAGATCGGCTCGTGCCAGTCCCACGGGGTGTGCGCACGGGTGTAGAGGTCGTAGAGGTACTCGCCGCCCCACAGCTCGTGTCCCTTGGACAGCTGGAAGCGCGGGTGCTTCACGTCCACGGTCAGCGTGTCCGCGGTGTACGTCTGGATCTTGATGGCGTCGGCTCCGGCATCGGCGGCGGCATCCACCAGCTGCAACGCCCGCTCGAGCGAACCGTTGTGGTTGCCCGACATCTCCGCGACGATGTACGGCTTCGAATTGCTCATTT comes from the Actinoplanes sp. OR16 genome and includes:
- the pseI gene encoding pseudaminic acid synthase gives rise to the protein MSNSKPYIVAEMSGNHNGSLERALQLVDAAADAGADAIKIQTYTADTLTVDVKHPRFQLSKGHELWGGEYLYDLYTRAHTPWDWHEPIFDRARERGIAAFSSPFDPTAVDLLEKLDAPMYKIASSEITDLPLIRLAASTGKPIIISTGMANLKEITAAVDAAQSAGATDITVLSCTASYPTPPEHTNLRRIPVLAEALRLPIGLSDHTLGIGVPIAAVALGAVLIEKHVTLSRTDGGVDSAFSLEPAELAALVVESERAWQSLGTTSIGPTEAEKEGLRFRRSLYVVKDVVAGERVTEENVRSIRPTGGLEPDAIGTVLGRVFQSDAAKGTPLTWDLV